The following proteins are co-located in the Solanum pennellii chromosome 1, SPENNV200 genome:
- the LOC107025616 gene encoding ACT domain-containing protein ACR4-like, whose amino-acid sequence MDYWSPSFSDDEFKKLVLRMNPPRVTVDNTSDQKTTLIKVDSANKRGSLLEVVQVLSDLNLLIKRAYISSDGEWFMDVFHVTDRYGKKLYEDNVADRIQQSLGQRGGRSFRSLERSVGVQSASEHTTIELTGRDRPGLLSEIFAVLADHKCNVVAAEVWTHNSRMASVVYITDEESRLAITDPERLANIRQLMLYVLKGDRDMWGANTAVSVGSTHTGRRLHQMMYADRDYDKDDTDCVSVDNKKPLVTVERCADKGYTVVTLRCPDRPKLLFDAVCTLTDMQFVVYHATIIAEGPDAYQEYYIRHMDGYPISSEAERQRVIHCLEAAIKRRTSAGIRLELCGDDRIGLLSDVTRIFREYGLSVSRAEVMTRGTQAVNAFYVTDTSGGPVKNETIEAVRKEIGVTLLQVTDDLYSGAPPQQTSRFSLGNILRSRSEKFLYNLGLTKSYS is encoded by the exons ATGGATTACTGGTCTCCTTCTTTTTCTGATGATGAATTCAAGAAACTTGTCCTTCGAATGAACCCCCCAag GGTTACCGTTGATAACACATCTGACCAGAAAACAACTTTGATTAAG GTTGATAGTGCTAATAAAAGAGGAAGCTTGTTGGAAGTGGTTCAGGTTCTGTCTGATTTGAACCTTTTAATCAAAAGAGCTTATATATCTTCTGATGGGGAATGGTTTATGGATG TGTTTCATGTTACTGATCGATATGGAAAAAAGCTCTATGAAGATAATGTCGCTGACCGCATTCAGCAG TCACTGGGACAGAGGGGGGGCCGCAGCTTCCGGTCTTTGGAAAGATCTGTGGGTGTTCAATCTGCTTCAGAACACACAACCATTGAACTGACGGGGCGAGACAGACCAGGATTGCTTTCAGAGATCTTTGCTGTTCTTGCAGACCACAAGTGTAATGTTGTAGCAGCAGAAGTCTGGACTCACAATTCAAGAATGGCATCAGTTGTTTACATAACCGATGAAGAAAGCAGATTGGCAATAACCGATCCTGAGAGGCTTGCGAATATCAGGCAACTGATGTTGTATGTTTTAAAAGGTGACAGAGATATGTGGGGTGCCAATACAGCAGTTTCTGTTGGCTCCACTCATACAGGAAGGAGGCTACATCAGATGATGTATGCTGATCGTGATTATGATAAAGATGATACAGATTGTGTATCGGTTGACAATAAGAAGCCTCTGGTAACCGTAGAAAGGTGTGCAGATAAAGGGTACACTGTTGTGACTTTGAGATGTCCAGACCGTCCTAAGCTGCTCTTCGATGCAGTGTGCACATTAACTGATATGCAGTTTGTAGTGTATCATGCTACCATCATTGCTGAAGGACCTGATGCTTATCAG GAATATTACATTAGGCATATGGATGGGTACCCCATTAGTTCTGAAGCGGAGAGGCAACGTGTAATTCACTGCTTGGAGGCAGCTATCAAGAGGAGAACTTCAGCG GGAATAAGACTGGAACTATGTGGAGATGACAGAATCGGGCTTCTATCTGATGTAACTCGCATATTTAGGGAGTACGGTCTTTCAGTTTCCCGTGCAGAGGTCATGACAAGGGGCACACAAGCTGTTAACGCCTTTTACGTGACTGATACATCAGGTGGTCCAGTTAAAAATGAAACCATCGAGGCTGTCCGGAAAGAAATAGGTGTAACCCTTCTTCAGGTGACGGATGATCTCTACTCGGGTGCGCCTCCACAGCAAACGTCCAGGTTCTCTTTAGGTAACATATTAAGATCAAGATCAGAGAAATTTCTCTACAATTTGGGATTGACAAAGTCATATTCCTAa